The Desulfobulbaceae bacterium DNA window TTGAGGGGAAATGTTTGGCTGTAAGAGCTGAAAGTCTTCATGGTGGCATGGTATCAGAATCGTACAGAATTCACAACATCAGCCGTTGGTCGGGCCGCGTTGCAGGACAATGATGGTTATGCTGACTACCGCTACGCCGGGCAGTGTCAGGAGCGGTGGCAGGCCGTTGCCGAGACTCCAGTTGATGAGTAGCACGAAGGCCGGATAACAATAGCTGTAGGCCATTACCCTGGTCGGTCCCAGATAGGGGGTGGCCAGGTGGGTCAGATAAAATGTGATTATAGTTGAAAAAATTGCCAGGTAGATGATTCCGGCCCACACTTCAAACTCAATATTTTGCCAGTTGACTGAGGTCAGTTGTAGGGCTGAGGGAATGATCAGCCAACCCAACCCTGTGGCCAGCACCCAGAAAGTCATGACCAGCATTGATTCCTGGCGGTGGAATTTTTTTACCAGCGGGGTATAGGCCGCCATCAGAAAGCAGCCAGCCAGGAAGAGCAGATCACCGCGGTTGACGTCGAGTGCCAGGAGCCGGTTGATGTCACCCTGGAAGATGACCCATACCGCTCCGAGCATGCCGAGAAATAAGGCCCAGAGCCGACTGTTACCGAGTCGCTCTTTTAGAAAAATCGCGCTATAGACCGCAGAAATCCCGGGAACCAAAGTGAAGATGACGCTGGTGTTGATAGCGCTGGTGGAGCGCAAGGCTTCGAACATACACCAAAAGAAACCGACGGTGGTGGCACTGATGGCCCCGTAGCCGCCAAGCTGTTGTGCTGAGGGGAGGGATAACTCTTGTTTGATTCCAAG harbors:
- a CDS encoding DMT family transporter codes for the protein MTIIPTIPIKRLPLWALHSLMLLAAVLVSSSFTVGKAITHGLDPTILLLLRYALATLLLGVALGIKQELSLPSAQQLGGYGAISATTVGFFWCMFEALRSTSAINTSVIFTLVPGISAVYSAIFLKERLGNSRLWALFLGMLGAVWVIFQGDINRLLALDVNRGDLLFLAGCFLMAAYTPLVKKFHRQESMLVMTFWVLATGLGWLIIPSALQLTSVNWQNIEFEVWAGIIYLAIFSTIITFYLTHLATPYLGPTRVMAYSYCYPAFVLLINWSLGNGLPPLLTLPGVAVVSITIIVLQRGPTNG